In Halococcus hamelinensis 100A6, a genomic segment contains:
- a CDS encoding MOSC domain-containing protein yields MATVETIFTTDEGSAPMNEVEGIEAVERQGLRGDRYMEGTGYYSGMDECEVTFIESEAIEEIREEYDIDLSDGRHRRNIVTSGVSVHDLLDKQFRVGETVFEGTRPRPPCAHVEQVADEEGVASALKNRRGGICASVVEGGEIGVGDELEALDEVDEDSSLGESIKSRLVD; encoded by the coding sequence ATGGCCACCGTCGAGACGATCTTCACCACGGACGAGGGCTCCGCGCCGATGAACGAGGTCGAGGGGATCGAGGCCGTCGAACGTCAGGGCCTCCGCGGGGACCGCTACATGGAGGGCACGGGCTACTACTCCGGGATGGACGAGTGCGAGGTCACCTTCATCGAGAGCGAGGCCATCGAGGAGATCAGGGAGGAGTACGACATCGACCTCTCGGACGGCCGCCACCGGCGGAACATCGTCACCAGCGGGGTCTCGGTCCACGACCTGCTCGACAAGCAGTTCAGAGTGGGCGAGACGGTCTTCGAGGGGACCCGCCCGCGCCCGCCCTGCGCCCACGTCGAGCAGGTCGCCGACGAGGAGGGCGTGGCCAGCGCGCTCAAGAACCGACGCGGCGGCATCTGCGCCAGCGTCGTCGAGGGCGGCGAGATCGGCGTCGGCGACGAACTCGAAGCCCTCGACGAGGTCGACGAGGATTCGAGCCTCGGCGAGTCGATCAAGAGTCGGCTGGTCGACTGA
- the rpsJ gene encoding 30S ribosomal protein S10: MMQQARVRLAGTSPEDLDDICDDVREIATKTGVNLSGPIPLPTKQLEVPARKSPDGEGTATWDHWNMRVHKRLIDLDADERALRQLMRIQVPNDVSIEIVLED; the protein is encoded by the coding sequence ATAATGCAGCAGGCGCGCGTCCGTCTGGCCGGCACCAGCCCGGAAGACCTGGATGACATCTGCGACGACGTTCGCGAGATCGCCACCAAGACGGGGGTCAACCTCAGCGGGCCGATCCCGCTCCCCACCAAGCAGCTCGAAGTCCCGGCGCGGAAATCACCCGACGGCGAAGGGACCGCGACGTGGGACCACTGGAACATGCGGGTCCACAAGCGGCTGATCGACCTCGACGCCGACGAGCGCGCGCTCCGCCAGCTCATGCGGATCCAAGTGCCGAACGACGTCTCGATCGAGATCGTCCTCGAGGACTGA
- a CDS encoding Gfo/Idh/MocA family protein — MTVRAGIIGAGGIAGMGILGMDDEKTIGREKSTASHAGGYAATEGIELVAVADVDDETLARFGETWEIPENRRYASHETMLAAEDLDVVSVCTPSFLHHRHVLDVARSAADPAVVWCEKPVASSVSDANEMVEVCAETDTELLVNHSFRFTEKLQLLRELVREENLVGEVRAVNAQFRMELLRNATHLLDTLVYLLDARAETVAGHITGVNEAVDSLDAGREVDDSGGGGFVVLDDGTFTTVDCTVPRDISSMSFQITGTEGKLYLNNDDGEWRYWRLDDGEHVEAPLPGIEDAWTWDEDYRRAFPNAAEHVLALANGDAENRSTGTEATRSLEIIVGFYLSHYTGGQVSVPLDRPLRDVEITSW; from the coding sequence ATGACCGTTCGTGCGGGAATCATCGGGGCGGGTGGCATCGCAGGGATGGGTATCCTCGGGATGGACGACGAGAAGACGATCGGCCGGGAGAAGAGCACCGCCAGCCACGCCGGTGGCTACGCGGCCACCGAGGGGATCGAACTCGTGGCGGTCGCCGACGTCGACGACGAGACCCTCGCGCGGTTCGGTGAGACGTGGGAGATCCCCGAGAACCGACGGTACGCGAGCCACGAGACCATGCTGGCCGCAGAGGACCTCGACGTGGTCTCGGTCTGCACTCCGTCGTTCCTCCACCACCGCCACGTCCTCGACGTCGCGCGCTCGGCCGCCGACCCCGCCGTCGTCTGGTGTGAGAAACCGGTCGCATCCTCCGTTTCCGATGCGAACGAGATGGTCGAGGTGTGTGCGGAGACGGACACCGAACTCCTCGTGAACCACTCGTTCCGGTTCACCGAGAAGCTCCAGCTACTCCGGGAGCTCGTTCGCGAGGAGAACCTCGTCGGCGAAGTCCGGGCCGTGAACGCACAGTTCCGGATGGAACTCCTCCGGAACGCGACCCACCTCCTCGACACGCTCGTCTACCTCCTCGATGCGCGCGCCGAGACCGTCGCGGGCCACATCACCGGCGTCAACGAGGCCGTCGACTCCCTCGACGCCGGCCGGGAGGTCGACGACTCCGGCGGCGGCGGGTTCGTGGTGCTGGACGACGGAACCTTCACGACCGTCGACTGTACGGTGCCCCGCGACATCTCCTCGATGTCGTTCCAGATCACCGGGACCGAGGGGAAGCTCTACCTCAACAACGACGACGGCGAGTGGCGCTACTGGCGGCTCGACGACGGCGAGCACGTCGAAGCCCCGTTGCCGGGTATCGAGGACGCCTGGACCTGGGATGAGGACTATCGGCGGGCGTTCCCGAACGCCGCCGAGCACGTCCTGGCGCTCGCGAACGGCGACGCGGAGAACCGCTCGACCGGGACGGAGGCCACGCGCTCGCTCGAAATCATCGTGGGGTTCTACCTCTCGCACTACACCGGTGGGCAGGTCAGCGTGCCGTTGGATCGGCCGCTTCGGGACGTGGAGATCACGTCGTGGTAG
- a CDS encoding winged helix-turn-helix domain-containing protein, producing the protein MSTDDPDPPDDEPSDVEPADLRAELDRQRGTARPEPDAEGVVDLLSAAFDTDKRTRVYVGLRQRPDSTAEALAEETGLYPTTVERVLDDLESEGVVGRRTATGNGERYTAVAPDEALDVALGRIQNVIDERFRFGGLGDRAFPEREHSEPVTIPVERDDGDER; encoded by the coding sequence ATGTCCACCGACGACCCGGACCCGCCGGACGACGAGCCCTCGGACGTCGAACCCGCCGACCTGCGTGCGGAGCTCGACCGCCAGCGGGGCACCGCCCGCCCCGAACCGGACGCCGAAGGGGTCGTCGACCTGCTCTCGGCCGCGTTCGACACCGACAAGCGCACCCGGGTGTACGTCGGCCTCCGACAGCGCCCGGACTCGACGGCGGAAGCCCTCGCCGAGGAGACGGGCCTCTACCCGACCACCGTCGAGCGGGTGCTCGACGACCTCGAATCCGAGGGGGTCGTCGGGCGCCGTACCGCCACCGGCAACGGCGAGCGCTACACCGCGGTCGCCCCGGACGAAGCGCTCGACGTGGCGCTCGGCCGGATCCAGAACGTGATCGACGAGCGGTTCCGATTCGGCGGGCTGGGCGACCGGGCGTTCCCGGAACGCGAACACAGCGAACCGGTGACGATCCCGGTCGAACGGGACGACGGCGACGAGCGGTGA
- a CDS encoding type I 3-dehydroquinate dehydratase, with amino-acid sequence MDLAGSPLDALDGYDGELPVVATNRTVEEGGEAEAEGRLAALERAVEHPLVEAVDVELAAVDEAGSVLDHARDHGTKVVVSAHDFSGTPSRRAMAKTLTSAVDHGDVGKLAVTAESREDVLALLAVTNEIDTAGYAVATMAMGAVGRHSRAVAPEYGSRIAYAPVDPAEATAPGQYDLATLAGLLDTL; translated from the coding sequence ATGGACCTCGCCGGTAGCCCGCTCGACGCGCTCGACGGATACGACGGCGAACTCCCGGTGGTCGCGACGAATCGGACGGTCGAGGAGGGCGGCGAGGCCGAGGCCGAGGGACGACTCGCGGCGCTCGAACGCGCCGTCGAGCACCCGCTGGTCGAAGCGGTCGACGTCGAACTCGCGGCGGTCGACGAGGCGGGTTCGGTGCTCGACCACGCCCGTGACCACGGAACGAAGGTGGTCGTCTCGGCTCACGACTTCTCGGGCACGCCGTCGCGGAGGGCGATGGCGAAGACGCTCACGAGCGCGGTCGACCACGGCGACGTGGGGAAGCTCGCGGTCACGGCCGAGAGCCGCGAGGACGTGCTCGCGCTGCTCGCGGTGACGAACGAGATCGACACGGCGGGGTACGCGGTCGCGACGATGGCGATGGGGGCGGTGGGACGGCACTCGCGGGCGGTCGCCCCCGAATACGGCTCGCGGATCGCCTACGCACCCGTCGACCCCGCCGAAGCGACCGCGCCCGGTCAGTACGACCTCGCCACGCTCGCGGGACTCCTCGACACGCTGTAA
- a CDS encoding NAD(P)-dependent alcohol dehydrogenase gives MEIEAAVVNETGGPFEIERVTLDDPRADEVLVRIVGAGICHTDLSVREGNYPPEPPVVLGHEGSGVVESVGDGVTDVEPGDRVALTFDYDDTCANCRCKDVAYCDSFFEHNFGGERFEDGSSPIHSDSEPIGANFFGQSSFATHAIAHEENVVPVPEGMPLELAGPLGCGVQTGAGAVMNSLDVDPGSSLVVFGAGTVGLSAVMAGRVVGATTIVAVDLFDNRLDLATELGATTTVNPESVADVVETVREATDGGANYAVESTGVTAVLKQAFDSLAKLGTVGVVGAPPLGTEVSLDVNDFVTTGRSVRGVAEGDSYPKEFIPTLVELYRQGRFPFDELVEYYDFEAIEDAVAASESGETIKPILRMSDA, from the coding sequence ATGGAGATCGAAGCTGCGGTCGTCAACGAGACCGGCGGACCGTTCGAGATCGAGCGCGTGACGCTCGACGACCCGCGCGCGGACGAGGTGCTCGTGCGGATCGTCGGCGCTGGCATCTGTCATACCGACCTCTCGGTTCGGGAGGGGAACTACCCGCCCGAGCCACCCGTCGTCCTCGGTCACGAGGGATCGGGTGTCGTCGAGTCCGTCGGCGACGGCGTCACGGACGTCGAACCCGGCGACAGGGTCGCGCTCACGTTCGATTACGACGATACGTGTGCGAACTGTCGGTGCAAGGACGTGGCCTACTGTGACTCGTTCTTCGAGCACAACTTCGGTGGGGAACGCTTCGAGGACGGCTCCTCGCCGATACACAGCGACAGCGAACCGATCGGCGCGAACTTCTTCGGGCAGTCCTCGTTCGCCACCCACGCCATCGCCCACGAGGAGAACGTCGTTCCCGTGCCGGAGGGGATGCCGCTGGAGCTGGCGGGGCCGCTCGGGTGTGGCGTCCAGACCGGCGCGGGCGCGGTGATGAACTCGCTCGACGTCGATCCCGGCTCGTCGCTCGTGGTCTTCGGTGCCGGAACGGTCGGGCTCAGTGCGGTGATGGCCGGACGGGTGGTCGGCGCGACGACCATCGTCGCGGTCGACCTCTTCGACAACCGTCTCGACCTCGCGACGGAGCTCGGGGCGACGACGACGGTGAACCCGGAATCGGTCGCCGACGTCGTCGAGACCGTCCGCGAGGCGACCGATGGCGGGGCGAACTACGCCGTCGAGTCGACGGGCGTCACGGCCGTGCTCAAACAGGCCTTCGACTCGCTGGCGAAGCTCGGCACCGTCGGCGTCGTCGGCGCACCGCCGCTCGGGACCGAGGTGAGCCTCGACGTCAACGACTTCGTCACCACCGGCCGGTCCGTTCGCGGCGTCGCGGAGGGTGACTCGTACCCGAAGGAGTTCATTCCGACCCTCGTCGAGCTCTACCGACAGGGACGGTTCCCGTTCGACGAACTCGTCGAGTACTACGACTTCGAGGCGATCGAGGACGCGGTTGCGGCCTCCGAGAGCGGCGAGACGATCAAACCGATCCTCCGGATGAGCGACGCGTGA
- the dacZ gene encoding diadenylate cyclase DacZ, with the protein MATLRALLDDVVEGAETVVLFSPSAAYYERSLEVDDVDVVVCANENDVGAERFVELPLEFVDVAERIRFGIEGATDEGYVAEGDEIVCATKLFDETIDNVTRVRVGDFEPLGTYDLLTNSRADPDVISAVVDVAVELGQKGQKGEPVGALFVVGDAGKVMNKSRPLSYNPFEKSHVHVGDPIVDVMVKEFTRLDGAFVISDAGKIVSAYRYLEAHGEGVDIPKGLGTRHMAAASVTRDTNAIAVALSESDRLVRAFKGGELVLEIDPEDY; encoded by the coding sequence ATGGCGACCCTGCGCGCTCTCCTCGATGACGTGGTCGAGGGGGCCGAGACGGTGGTGCTGTTCTCCCCGAGCGCGGCCTACTACGAACGGTCCCTCGAGGTCGACGACGTCGACGTGGTGGTGTGTGCGAACGAGAACGACGTGGGCGCAGAGCGGTTCGTGGAACTCCCCCTCGAGTTCGTCGACGTGGCCGAGCGGATCCGGTTCGGGATCGAGGGCGCGACCGACGAGGGATACGTCGCAGAGGGTGACGAGATCGTGTGTGCGACGAAGCTCTTCGACGAGACCATCGATAACGTGACCCGCGTGCGCGTCGGCGACTTCGAACCGCTCGGTACCTACGACCTCCTCACGAACTCCAGAGCCGACCCCGACGTGATCAGCGCCGTGGTCGACGTCGCGGTCGAACTCGGCCAGAAGGGCCAGAAGGGCGAACCCGTCGGCGCGCTGTTCGTCGTCGGCGACGCCGGCAAGGTGATGAACAAGTCCCGACCGCTCTCGTACAACCCGTTCGAGAAGTCCCACGTCCACGTCGGCGACCCGATCGTGGACGTGATGGTCAAGGAGTTCACGCGGCTCGACGGCGCGTTCGTGATCAGCGACGCGGGGAAGATCGTCTCGGCCTACCGCTATCTCGAAGCCCACGGCGAGGGCGTCGACATCCCGAAGGGGCTCGGCACGCGTCACATGGCGGCGGCCTCGGTCACGCGGGACACCAACGCCATCGCGGTGGCGCTGAGCGAGAGCGATAGGCTGGTGCGGGCGTTCAAGGGCGGCGAGCTGGTGCTCGAGATCGACCCGGAGGATTACTGA
- a CDS encoding homoserine dehydrogenase, with product MRLAVAGCGAVGRAVCELAGAYGHRVTALSDSTSAVASPNGIDVETVLGRKTEEGTVGDDDPASLPEADYDVLVEATPTTLGDADPGFTHVERALARDAHVVLANKGPVAERYEELRAAERESEGEVLFEATVGGAIPVLSTVADLGPENVTAARGVLNGTANFILSRMAAEGLGYEHVLSEAQDLGVAETDPTFDVDGTDAALKCVILANVLSEEGATLADADVVGITEITPNALSLAAEDGRTIRLVGEVVVGDGNPSVRVGPRLVPTNGTLAVSGTKNIVQLQTDHAGELNLSGRGAGGRETASAVLADVGRLS from the coding sequence ATGAGGCTCGCGGTCGCGGGCTGTGGCGCGGTCGGCCGCGCGGTCTGCGAACTCGCCGGGGCCTACGGCCATCGCGTCACCGCGCTCAGCGACTCGACGAGCGCGGTCGCGAGCCCGAATGGGATCGACGTCGAAACGGTCCTCGGCCGGAAAACCGAGGAGGGGACCGTCGGTGATGACGACCCGGCGAGCCTCCCCGAGGCCGACTACGACGTGCTCGTCGAGGCCACCCCCACCACCCTCGGCGACGCCGACCCCGGTTTCACCCACGTCGAGCGCGCGCTCGCGCGGGACGCCCACGTCGTACTGGCGAACAAGGGCCCGGTCGCCGAGCGCTACGAGGAACTTCGAGCGGCGGAACGCGAGAGCGAGGGCGAAGTCCTGTTCGAGGCGACCGTCGGCGGCGCGATCCCGGTGCTCTCGACGGTGGCCGACCTCGGTCCCGAGAACGTCACCGCGGCCCGTGGGGTCCTCAACGGAACGGCGAACTTCATCCTCTCGCGAATGGCGGCCGAGGGGCTCGGCTACGAACACGTGCTCTCGGAGGCCCAGGACCTCGGCGTGGCCGAGACCGACCCCACCTTCGACGTCGACGGCACCGACGCCGCGCTCAAGTGCGTGATCCTCGCGAACGTCCTCAGTGAGGAAGGGGCCACGCTCGCCGACGCCGACGTCGTGGGGATCACCGAGATCACCCCGAACGCGCTCTCGCTGGCCGCCGAGGACGGCCGGACGATCCGGCTGGTGGGCGAGGTCGTGGTCGGCGACGGGAACCCATCGGTGCGCGTCGGGCCGCGGCTCGTTCCCACGAACGGCACCCTCGCGGTCTCGGGCACGAAGAACATCGTCCAGCTGCAGACCGACCACGCGGGGGAGTTGAACCTCAGCGGACGCGGTGCGGGCGGGCGCGAGACGGCGTCGGCGGTGCTCGCGGACGTGGGTCGGCTCTCCTGA
- a CDS encoding NAD(P)-dependent glycerol-1-phosphate dehydrogenase: protein MFDKSTWIRLPRNVVVGHDVLEETTDAVAELHLDGQPLLVTSPTARAVAAERVAESFAATGTEPVTVVVEEASFSAVERVVGTARDEGAGFLVGVGGGKPIDIAKMASDTLELGFVSVPTAASHDGIVSGRGSVPEGDTRHSVAAEPPLAVVADTGVIADAPWELTTAGCADIISNYTAVRDWQLAHRLQNVEYSEYAGALSRMTAEMLVDNADSIKKGLEESAWVVMKALVSSGVAMSIADSSRPASGAEHLFSHQLDRIAPGAALHGHQVGVGSVLTEYLHTGDDGRWRNIRDALARIGAPTTADGLGVDDGAVIEALTTAHEIRDRYTILGNGVNEAAAHEVATVTGVI from the coding sequence ATGTTCGACAAATCGACGTGGATCCGTCTGCCGCGAAACGTCGTGGTGGGCCACGACGTCCTTGAGGAGACCACCGACGCCGTCGCCGAACTCCACCTCGACGGCCAGCCCCTCCTCGTCACCTCCCCCACGGCTCGGGCGGTAGCCGCCGAACGCGTCGCCGAGTCCTTCGCCGCGACCGGGACGGAGCCGGTGACGGTCGTCGTCGAGGAGGCGAGCTTCAGCGCCGTCGAGCGCGTGGTCGGGACCGCCCGCGACGAGGGCGCGGGATTCCTGGTCGGGGTCGGCGGCGGCAAACCGATCGACATCGCGAAGATGGCGAGCGACACGCTCGAACTGGGGTTCGTCTCGGTGCCGACCGCGGCGAGCCACGACGGCATCGTCTCCGGTCGCGGCTCGGTCCCCGAGGGTGACACCCGTCACAGCGTGGCCGCCGAGCCGCCGTTGGCCGTGGTCGCCGACACCGGGGTCATCGCCGACGCGCCGTGGGAGCTCACGACCGCCGGCTGTGCCGACATCATCTCGAACTACACCGCCGTTCGGGACTGGCAGCTCGCCCACCGGCTCCAGAACGTCGAGTACTCGGAGTACGCGGGCGCGCTGAGTCGGATGACCGCCGAGATGCTCGTCGACAACGCCGACTCGATAAAGAAGGGGCTCGAAGAGTCGGCGTGGGTCGTGATGAAAGCCCTCGTCTCCTCGGGGGTCGCGATGTCGATCGCGGACTCCTCGCGACCCGCGAGCGGGGCCGAACACCTCTTCAGCCACCAGCTCGACCGCATCGCGCCCGGCGCGGCGCTCCACGGTCACCAGGTGGGGGTCGGCTCGGTCCTCACCGAGTACCTCCACACCGGCGACGACGGCCGGTGGCGGAACATCCGCGACGCGCTCGCCCGGATCGGCGCACCCACCACCGCCGACGGGCTGGGGGTTGACGACGGGGCGGTCATCGAGGCGCTCACGACCGCCCACGAGATCCGGGACCGCTATACGATCCTCGGCAACGGCGTGAACGAGGCCGCCGCGCACGAGGTCGCCACGGTGACGGGTGTGATCTGA
- a CDS encoding rhomboid family intramembrane serine protease, translating to MRGFADSPTLQTLAVIGVVFVVQQVLQLVGLMGFFFVLSPSFFARPWSLVTSVYAHANLAHLLGNALVLLPVGLAIESFTSRVRYHAFFVTTGVIAGLSQVFLTGSGVLGASAAIFALLGYLVTGNPVSNTVLDRLGLNRRVQLVVFGVLAVLVTIFTGSPGVALVAHFTGFLLGLVGGRLGVLGTNEPRHRTQVTNRPPGY from the coding sequence ATGCGCGGGTTCGCCGACAGCCCGACCCTCCAGACCCTCGCGGTCATTGGGGTCGTGTTCGTCGTCCAGCAGGTCCTGCAACTGGTCGGGTTGATGGGCTTTTTCTTTGTGTTGAGCCCGTCCTTTTTCGCTCGGCCGTGGTCGCTGGTGACGAGCGTCTACGCCCACGCGAACCTCGCCCACCTGCTCGGGAACGCGCTCGTCCTTCTGCCCGTGGGGCTCGCGATCGAGTCGTTCACTTCGCGGGTCCGGTATCACGCCTTCTTCGTCACGACGGGCGTGATAGCCGGCCTCAGCCAGGTCTTCCTCACGGGGAGCGGCGTGCTCGGCGCGAGCGCGGCGATCTTCGCGCTGCTCGGCTACCTCGTGACGGGCAACCCGGTCTCGAACACCGTGCTCGACCGCCTCGGTCTCAACCGACGCGTCCAGCTGGTGGTGTTCGGGGTGCTCGCGGTGCTCGTCACGATATTCACCGGCTCGCCGGGCGTCGCGCTGGTCGCACACTTCACCGGCTTCCTGCTCGGGCTGGTCGGTGGCCGACTGGGGGTGCTCGGCACGAACGAACCCCGACACAGAACGCAAGTTACAAACCGGCCGCCCGGATACTGA
- a CDS encoding mechanosensitive ion channel domain-containing protein: MADLGTLIGNLLSGRISLVLVVGVLVVGVLVSYLVDRLAGQLLIAVGVEDAVEGTTSDRAAQRLGTSTVSVLAGVVALFVFIVFLVLALTVSSVLDATLYLGRFIDFLPQLLVAALVVIFGLVLADRAELLASERLRNVKLPDAGLIPELIKYSIVFVAVLVALGQLDVADDALLVLFAAYAFGLVFLGGLACKDLLASSAAGFYLLLSEPVSIGDQVRIDGMDGIVQEIDVFAIHVENDTEEFIIPNHRVIRSGIVRVR; encoded by the coding sequence ATGGCGGACCTCGGAACCCTGATCGGGAACCTCCTTTCGGGGCGGATCAGCCTCGTGCTGGTCGTGGGCGTGCTGGTCGTGGGCGTGCTGGTGAGCTATCTCGTCGACCGGCTCGCCGGCCAGCTCCTGATCGCGGTCGGCGTCGAGGACGCCGTCGAGGGGACCACCTCCGACCGGGCCGCACAACGGCTCGGCACCTCGACCGTCTCCGTGCTCGCGGGGGTGGTGGCACTGTTCGTGTTCATCGTGTTCCTCGTGCTCGCGCTCACCGTCTCGTCCGTCCTCGACGCCACCCTCTATCTCGGCCGGTTCATCGATTTCCTCCCACAGCTGCTCGTCGCGGCGCTCGTGGTGATCTTCGGGCTCGTGCTCGCCGACCGCGCCGAACTCCTCGCCTCCGAACGCCTCCGGAACGTCAAACTCCCCGATGCCGGATTGATCCCCGAACTCATCAAGTACAGCATCGTCTTCGTCGCGGTGCTGGTCGCGCTGGGCCAGCTCGACGTCGCCGACGACGCGCTGCTCGTCCTCTTCGCGGCCTACGCCTTCGGCCTCGTCTTCCTCGGCGGGCTCGCGTGCAAGGACCTCCTCGCGTCGAGCGCCGCGGGCTTTTACCTCCTGCTCTCCGAACCCGTCTCGATCGGCGACCAGGTCCGGATCGACGGCATGGACGGCATCGTCCAGGAGATCGACGTCTTCGCGATCCACGTCGAGAACGACACCGAGGAGTTCATCATCCCGAACCATCGGGTGATCCGCTCGGGGATCGTCCGGGTTCGCTAA
- a CDS encoding phosphopantetheine adenylyltransferase has product MKVALGGTFDPIHDGHRRLFDHAFERGDVTVGLTSDDLARETRHEERYVRPFEERRAALETELAALAEEHDREYEIRRLDEPTGIAAEEDFDVLVVSPETENGGVEVNRRRAEAGLDPLDIEVVDHLAAEDGDIVSSTRIVRGEIDEHGTLTPEREGRARPK; this is encoded by the coding sequence ATGAAGGTCGCGCTCGGCGGCACGTTCGACCCGATCCACGACGGCCATCGGCGGCTGTTCGACCACGCGTTCGAGCGCGGCGACGTCACCGTGGGGCTGACGAGCGACGACCTCGCTCGGGAGACGAGACACGAGGAGCGCTACGTCCGGCCGTTCGAGGAGCGCCGGGCGGCCCTCGAAACCGAGCTCGCGGCGCTCGCCGAGGAGCACGACCGGGAGTACGAGATCCGGCGGCTCGACGAGCCGACCGGCATCGCCGCCGAGGAGGACTTCGACGTCCTCGTGGTCTCGCCCGAGACGGAGAACGGTGGCGTGGAGGTCAACCGACGCCGGGCGGAGGCGGGGCTCGACCCGCTCGACATCGAGGTGGTCGACCACCTCGCGGCCGAGGACGGTGACATCGTTTCGAGCACCCGGATCGTCCGCGGCGAGATCGACGAACACGGCACCCTCACGCCCGAGCGCGAAGGACGAGCGCGCCCGAAGTAG
- the tuf gene encoding translation elongation factor EF-1 subunit alpha, with product MADKPHQNLAVIGHVDHGKSTLVGRLLYETGNVPEHVIEQQREEAEAQGKGGFEFAYVMDNLAEERERGVTIDIAHQEFDTDEYYFTIVDTPGHRDFVKNMITGASQADNAVLVVAADDGVQPQTQEHVFLARTLGIDQLIVAINKMDLVDYEESRYHEAVEEVKGLLGQVNFSTEDAGFIPVSAFEGDNIAEDSENTPWYDGETVLEALNDLPEPQPPTDAPLRLPIQDVYTISGIGTVPVGRVETGTIEGGDNVSFQPSDASGEVKSVEMHHEEVPSAGPGDNVGFNVRGIGKDDIRRGDVCGPAEDPPKVAETFQAQVVVMQHPSVITAGYTPVFHAHTAQVACTIESIDSKIDPSSGEVAEEEPDFIQSGDAAVVTVRPQKPLSIEPSSEIPELGSFAIRDMGQTIAAGKVLSVNQK from the coding sequence ATGGCAGATAAACCGCACCAGAATTTGGCCGTAATCGGCCACGTCGACCACGGCAAGAGCACGCTCGTCGGACGCCTCCTCTACGAGACCGGGAACGTCCCAGAGCACGTCATCGAACAGCAGCGCGAGGAGGCCGAGGCCCAGGGCAAGGGCGGCTTCGAGTTCGCCTACGTCATGGACAACCTCGCCGAGGAGCGAGAGCGCGGTGTCACCATCGACATCGCCCACCAGGAGTTCGACACCGACGAGTACTACTTCACCATCGTCGACACCCCTGGCCACCGCGACTTCGTGAAGAACATGATCACGGGCGCGAGCCAGGCCGACAACGCCGTGCTCGTCGTGGCGGCTGACGACGGCGTCCAGCCCCAGACCCAAGAGCACGTCTTCCTGGCTCGAACGCTCGGTATCGACCAGCTCATCGTCGCCATCAACAAGATGGACCTGGTCGACTACGAGGAGAGCCGCTACCACGAGGCCGTCGAGGAAGTCAAAGGGCTGCTCGGTCAGGTCAACTTCTCGACCGAGGACGCGGGCTTCATCCCCGTCTCGGCCTTCGAGGGCGACAACATCGCCGAGGACTCCGAGAACACGCCGTGGTACGACGGCGAGACGGTGCTCGAAGCACTCAACGACCTCCCCGAGCCCCAGCCGCCGACGGACGCACCGCTCCGACTCCCGATCCAGGACGTCTACACCATCTCGGGCATCGGTACGGTCCCCGTGGGCCGCGTCGAGACCGGCACCATCGAGGGTGGGGACAACGTCTCCTTCCAGCCCTCTGACGCCTCCGGCGAGGTCAAGAGCGTCGAGATGCACCACGAGGAAGTGCCCTCGGCGGGCCCCGGCGACAACGTCGGCTTCAACGTCCGCGGCATCGGCAAGGACGACATCCGCCGTGGCGACGTCTGTGGCCCGGCCGAGGACCCGCCGAAGGTCGCCGAGACCTTCCAGGCCCAGGTCGTCGTGATGCAGCACCCGAGCGTGATCACCGCGGGCTACACCCCGGTCTTCCACGCCCACACCGCTCAGGTGGCCTGCACCATCGAGTCGATCGACTCGAAGATCGACCCCTCCAGCGGCGAGGTCGCCGAGGAGGAGCCCGACTTCATCCAGTCGGGTGACGCGGCGGTCGTCACCGTCCGCCCGCAGAAACCCCTCAGCATCGAGCCGTCGTCCGAGATCCCCGAACTCGGGAGCTTCGCCATCCGCGACATGGGTCAGACCATCGCCGCCGGCAAAGTGCTCTCGGTCAACCAGAAATAA